The following is a genomic window from Candidatus Omnitrophota bacterium.
GTCGTTGTCTTGGCGGGCGTATTTTAAATTGGAACAAGTCGTTTTGTGGATGGTAACGCCCCGTCCCCGCGTAACGAAGCCGATGATCTCATCTCCCGGCAGCGGGCTGCAACAGCGGGCGCGGCGATACATAATGTCGTCGATGTCTCCCATGTGCACGACGGTTTTATTGATGGCGGATTCGTCGCTGGCCGGTTCCGGTTTTTTGTCGGCCTCCTTCGCTGGTTCTTGCGATTTGGCCTTTTGTTTGAGCAGGCGAAAAAGCACTTGCTTGGTGGATATGCGCCCGAAGCCGATGTTGACGAAGAGATCGTCGAGGTCTTTTTGATCCAGCGATTCGACGATCTCTTCCGCCGCCGGGGAATTATAGAACTCCAACGGCTTGTAACCCGCTTTCTTCAATTCCTGCGTCAATTGGTGTTGACCCATTTTCAGCAACTGATCCCGGCCGGATTCGAGAAGGTAGCGCCGGATTTTGTTGCGGGCGGAAGCCGTCGTTACGATCTCCAGCCAGGCGTGAGTGGGATGGCTGCTCTGATAAGAGAGGATTTCCACCACGTCGCCGGTTTTGAGGGAATAATTGAGAGGAGCAATGCGTCCATTCACCTTGGCGCCGCCGCAACGGTTGCCTAATTCGGTATGGATTTTATAGGCGAAATCGATGGGCGTGGAATTTTTGGGCAAGGCGATGACGGAGCCTTTGGGCGTGTAGCAATAGACCTCGTCGGAAAAGAGATCGGTGGAGAGCGATTTCAGAAAGTCGTCCGGATCTTGAGTATCGGGCAGGTTGGTGGAGAGGTCCAGCCATTGCAAGTCGCGGCCTACGCGGCGTTGATGAGATTCCTTGTAGCGCCAGTGAGCGGCGATTCCGTGCTCGGCGATCTGGTGCATTTCCTGCGTGCGGATTTGAATCTCCATCATGCGCCCGTGCGGACCGAGAACGGTCGTATGAATGGAACGGTAATTATTGGGCTTGGGATTGGAAATATAATCCTTGAAACGGCCTTCCACCTGTCTCCACATCGTATGCACTTCGCCGAGAATGGCGTAGCATTCGCCGATGGTCTCGCAGATGACCCGCAGGGCGATCAGATCGTAAATCTCGCTGAACGATCGGTTCTCCCGCACCATCTTCATATAAATGCTGTAGAAATGCTTGGCTCGTCCTTCAACGCTGACGTGGAATCCCTTATCCAGAAGCGCCTTTTCCAATTCGCGGCGCGCCTGGCGGATGATCTCTTCCCGCTCCCGCCTTTTCAGCGAAACCTTTTTTTTGATATAGCGGTATTTCTCCGGATTGAGAAACATGAGACAGCGGTCTTCCAACTCCCACTTGATCTGCCCCAAACCTAAGCGGTGAGCCAGAGGAGCAAAGAAGCGCAGGGTATTCTTGGCGATATGAATTTGCTTGCTGCGCGGAAGGTGTTGAAGCGTTCGCATATTATGAAGGCGATCGGCTAATTTGATGACCAGGGCGTGGGGATCTTTAGCGGTGCTGACCAACATGCGGCGCAGATTTTCGAGTTCGGTTTCGTTGCGGTCGGCGGAACTGATTTGATTGACGTTTTTGCTGACGTTGGTAACTTGTTGCACCAGAGTCGCAACGTTTTCGCCGAATTCGCGCTTTAAGTCCTCGTATTTATAGCCGGTATCCTCCAAAACGTCATGGAGAAGTCCGGCCATTATGGTATCAGCATCCAATTGATATTCCGCCAGCGTTTCGGCGACGCTGATAGGATGGACGATATAGGGTTCGCCGCTGACCCGCTTTTGCTCGCTATGCGCGGCGTAAGCGAAGAAATAGGCTTTACGGATGCGTAAAATGTCGTTTTCAGGAAGATAATTGCGCAGAATGAGTTCCAGGATAGGAAAATCGTCTTCGATATCCATTGAGGTAGGAATAGGAAGTAACGTATCGGCCTGCGGCGTCATGAGGAGTTCCTCCAGGACTCCATTTTGCTTGATCCCAACAATAATTTATAGCAGCTCAACCCCTCCTTGGTTAACATTATATCTCTTTTGTTTCAAGGCGGGCGCCAAGGGCAAGGTTGTTCAGCATCTCTTGATAACTTACAAACAACCTTGCCCTTGCCACCCCGACTAGGAGACTGAGAGATTAGATATTTTTAATTACTAACTTTTTCCATTGCGTCATCATCGCTTCTGCGCCCGCGATCATCACCCGCGCGCGATGGGCGAAGGTATGCTGGCGGAGGATGCGTTCACGCGCTGCTTGCGTAATTTCATCCCGTTCCTGGGGATGAGATAGGTAATAATCTACTTTCGTTTTCAACTCATCCAGATTGCCATATGCCTCCATCTCTTTTCCTACGGCGAAAAACTCTCCCATGCGGCTTTGCGCATGGGAAATTATATCACTCAAGACGAAGCCGCCGCATAGAGGGATTTCGAAATCCCTTTCGTTGGGCGAGGAATGCGTAAACATCGTATGGATGTTGAGGCTGATTTGAGAAGAGCGGAATAGATCGAAGCCTTCCTGCATTGTCAGATAACGCCCTTGATAGGCGTCCTGCATTCCATGCTTCGCTAAAATGGCGCCCCAATCCAGCGAGCCGTAGACTTTTATGGGAAAATCTTTCAATGCGGCGATGACTTGCGCGCGTCGGGCGCAATTGAATTCCAGGTTGAAATAATAGCGCAGCAAATTTTCATCCGTCATATTCTTCTTGGCGACGGTTTGGCGCAGAATCCGCAAGAGGCTATCGCGCTCTTCGCCGGGGGAAAATCGTTCTTGAATCGCACGCGCTGCATCGAATTTAAAATCACTCAGTTTTTCATCGACGATAGATTCGATTCGTTCGACAGTGGAGTTTGGCAGATGGCGGCGAATGCGGCTGACATCGAATATCGATCCCACAAAGGAAACGACGCTCGCCAGTTCGGGACGATAATTCGCCTGAATATTCGGCGAAGCGCATAATGGGATATCGCCGCCCATTCGAGCGCCCATGCGTTCCAAATCCGGCGCCTGGGAGGGATCGACGGGAAAGGCGATGTCGAAAGGGCCGTGGCGGCCTGGCGGCAAGTTGACGGGATCGTCAACGTACCAAATCATGCGGGGAATCGGCGCGTCATGAATCGATCCTCCGAAAAAGTGGGTGGAGGGGAAATCGACGATGGCGATGGCGTCGGGACGGAATCGCAAAACTTCCAAATTGGCTTTTAAGGCGGCGGGGGCGTCTGCCAACGACTCCAGCGAGAGGATGCGAACCTCTTTGCCTTCGCTGGCGAATCCCTCGGCCAGTCCTTGCGCCAATGTTTCCCAGCAGCCGCTTTGCAGCGCGAGGACGGCGATTTTTTCGATACGGCGAATGGGATGATGCTCGTAATGACGGGCGAATTCCTCGCGCAACGCTGGAAATTTTACACCTGCTTCCGAAAAGGATTTTTTGACGATTGCTTCATAATTCAACCAGACGGGGCGGGGATGCAACGCTCCAACCAACTCGCCAGGGAAGCTGCGATATTCGGAATCGACGAGATGAAAGGGATACAGTTCCGATTCCAACGCCTGGCGCAATTGCCCTTCTACATTTTCTCCAACGATCCAATAAACCAAGGGAGAAGCGATCAGCGCCGATAGATCGAATAGGGAAAAAGCCGCAAGCAAAAAACCGGGATCGGGTTCGATTATAATGAGCGGCCGGGATTGGATGGGGCGGCGTTGGAAAAAATTCAAACCATGCCCTGCGCCTATATGGAAGAGAAACGTCCAGGCTTGATCCGGCTTCCAGGTTGACATCGCTTGAAGAAACGCCTGCGTCTCCGCTGCGCCGCTCTGCTCGAGGTCGGTCCAATATTCGCCGCCATCGAGGAGTATCTTTTTGCAGCGATGCAGTTCTCTTGACGCTGTTTCGACGAGAATGTCTTCCCTCACCGTTTGCCGGCGCAATAACTCCGCCAAGTCTGGACGGCGAGCCGCCAGCGCTTGCAGGTTGCGGCGCCGACAATCGCCTTCGAGTTTAGATAAGGGAATCCAGGCCATATTCATCCATCGCGGAAATCGTCCAATTGCTTCAATCCCCGTTCGTCCATCATGCGCAGAATGCCTTTCAGAATATCGCGCACGATCGCCGGGCCTTGATAGACGAAGCCGGTATAGATTTGCAGCAGCTGCGCTCCCGCCGCCAGTTTTTCCACGGCGTCTTCGGCGTTGAAAATTCCCCCGCAGCCGATAATGGGAATCTTACCCTTCAGTTCCGAGGCCGCCAATCGTACAACTTCCGTCGAACGCTGCCGCAGCGGTTCGCCGCTCATGCCGCCGCTTTCGCGTCCGCCGGTTTGGTTAGTGGTATTGGTAGCGATGACGCCGTCCAGTCGCAGTTGCCGAATGACGCCGAGGGCTTCCCGGATTTGCTCGCCGCTCAAGTCGGGCGCAAGTTTGACGCATAGCGGCTTGCGTTTTTCTCCGGCGGCGATTTCGTCCATTTTCTTTTGCATCGCCGCAAGCAGTTGAGCTAATTTCTCTCCCTCTTGCAGCGTCCGCAGATTGGGCGTGTTGGGCGAGCTGACGTTGACTACGAAGAAATCACCGAAGCGGTAGAGTCGTTCCAGCGAAATCGTATAATCCTCAATCACGCGGCCTATATCGTCCGCCGGAGTATCGAATTGCTTGCCGAGGCTGACGCCCATCATCGCGGTGGGTGAACGGTTTTGGCTTTGCTTTCGCGTCAAGAGATCCGCCGCCGCTTGCGAGCCGCCATTATTGAATCCCATGCGGTTCACCAATGCGCGGCTATCAGGATAGCGGAAAAGGCGGGGTTTGGGGTTGCCCGGCTGAGGACGCGGCGTCAAGGTTCCGATTTCGAAATGAGAAAAGCCGAATGCGTCCCACAAGTCCGTACAAACGGCGTTTTTGTCGAAGCCGCCCGCCAGCCCGATAGGATGCGGCAGCCGCCGCCCCCAGATTGTCCGTTCCAACCGCGAATCCTGCGGCGCCAGCATGCGATTTATGATGGACTTAAAAGGACGACATAATCCCATGCGAGAAAGAACCAGTTCATGAATGAATTCTGGATCGAACCGAAAAAGAATCGGCTTGGCGGCGTATTGGTAGAAGAGATTGAAAGGCGTCATCATCGTACTATCGCCAGCTCCGCAAAGTATTCAGCGCAAATAGAGCCTTCATCAAAAAATCGATAGCCATCATAATAAATCATGTTGCCTCGCCGCCGCCCATTGAGCAAGATGGACGGTTTGGAGCGATCGTTGAAACCTTGGGAAGCGCCAACGAAGCCGTATATAATCTCAGCGTATGGAAAATGAAAACAGGTAAAAATTATGAAGAAAATAAAACAGTATAGTATGGCATTCGGGCTTCTCTGCGCCGCTTCGATTTTCCTGGCGGGATGCGCCACGGCTTCAGGCGGTACTATGAATTCCAGTTCCACGAAATCGTTTTCGAGTTCAGCGGGCAAAGATTCCGCCTCGATTTCAGAGAAAAGTTCTATCCATGCGGGCGGCAGCGTCAGCGCGGGTTTTACTAACCGCTAACAATTATCCAACGTGGAATCTTTCCAACTAATCGATTATTCTTTGAAAGAAGATGGCGCCGCGGGCGATTGGCGCCTCTTCATTCAAGGTTCATGGCATTTCCGGCGCTTGCTGGAAGAGGCTTTCCCCGCTCTTTTCTTCATGGATGCGACGCTGTCCCTTCCATCGGATTTTTCCTGGGGCGTGCAGTTCAAGCCGCTCTCCCATTCCACCTGCGATCTGTTGGAGGATTATTTATCGCTTCTGCGCGACGCTGTTTATCGCCGCGGCGTTCTCGATCTCTGCTTTGCTCTATCATTTCAATCTTCCGACAGAGCATGGGATGACGCGGAGAAGCGGAAAACGGACGACCGCAGCGAGGCGAAGCGGATCGCCTGGAAGCTGACGGATTTCATCCGGCGCTATCCCATCTACCGCGATTCTTCCGTCATCGCCGCCGTTCCTTCTTATTCCGCCGGACAATCAAGACAATCCGCCTTTTGGCTAAAATGGATAGCAAGAGAAACGGGTTTATATAACGCCGCTGGCTTTCTGGAATATTCCCGCCAAGACTCAGCTATGAAGGCGGAAACTTCTATTTTCGCAGAGAAATCCATTGTTTTAGTGGACGATTTGTCTCATCCAGAAATCGGCCTCGACAAAGCGGAAAAAGCGTTGCGGCAAGCGGGCGCCGCAGCGATTTTCGGTTTGACGGCGGATGGCCTTATCAAGGAGCAACGCGATGACGCCGGATGAAATCGCCATTTTGCAGATGGTAATGACGCCCGGATTGGGGGGAAGAAGTTTAGAGCGGATTCTTACTAAAATCCAACGAGAAAATCTTTCTCCTGCAGATTTTCTTAGTCTCTCCCCGCAAGCGATGGCCTTGGAATACGCTCTAAAGCCGGAGATCGTCCGCGTTCTTCATGAATTGCTCGCTCAGGCGCAGAGTATGGCGCAACGATTGGAAGAGCATCGCATCAAAATGCTTATCAAAGGCCGCGCTGAATATCCCCATCGTCTACAATCGCGGGGAAAAGATGCGCCAGCGGCGGTATTCGCGCGCGGCAACGAATTGCTCTTTCCTCAAAGCGCCATAGGTTTCACAGGACCGCGGCGTCCCACGCCGCAAGGCGCCAAAGCGGCCAACCGCTATGCGGCGCGTTTGTCGCAAATCGGCGCCAACATCGTCAGCGGTTACGCAGATGGCGTCGATCTTTCCGCCCATCAGGGCGCGTTGGAAAGCGGCGGAACGACGACGTTGGTTTTGGCTGAAGGCATCCTGCAATTCCGTATAAAGAAGGAAATCGCGCCTTACCTGCGCGAGGGCAATCATCTCGTCGTCTCGGAATTTTCCCCCAATAGCGCATGGCTGGCCGGATGCGCCATGCAGCGCAATCGAACTATCTGCGCCTTATCCCAAGCCGTAATCGCCGTAGAGCCGGGCGTGAAAGGCGGCGCCTACGCCACGGCGCAGGCGGCGTTAAGGTTGAAGCGTCCGTTGTTTGTTATAGGGGATGCGGACCGAAAATCCGGCAGCGAGGGAATACGATATTTTCTTGATCACGGCGCGGATTTATTGCCTTACGGCGATGAAGACGGCGCCGTTATCGATTCGATTTTGGAGGCATTGAGCAAAAAAGAAATTTCCGCCGCCGCCGAAGAGCAGCCACTGTTGTTCGATTGAAACGCCTGCGAATTGCTAATTTTTCCAATTAAAAACGATCGGTTCGGCTTAATAACCACGGTTTGGATCCCACACCGGCGCTGCGGCGGCGAACGGATTTCGTTTCGGCTTGATCTTGCTGGGCCTCATTCGCCGATTCTTTCTCTTTATGGAATGCCGATCCCGCCGTACGGGCTAATCCGACAGGTACGCCGATAGCCAGGTCTTTAATTGGCGCGTCGATCAACAATTTTTTGAAGGGATAGAGAATCCGGCCTACTCCCGCCGGCGCCTTGTCTCCCTCCGGTTGATAAAAACCAAGAGTAACTCCGCTGGCGACATCCTTGAAGAATGAAAAGACGGCGTCGAAGCCGCCTGGCTTTTTTTCCGTTATGGTTTCGGCGGATTTGTCCGCCGCCGCATTGGATTCGACGGATTTTTCCGTTTTCGTCTTCCGAGCGTTGACTCGGCCAAATCCGGCGCGGGTCCGCGAGCGGCTTTTCACCGTCTTCTTGGTCTCTTCCGTCATCGAGGGCGAAGCAGAATCCTCCTTCTGCTTGTCGTCCCAATATGATGTTGATATGCCCGAATCGACCGGCTCCGGCGTTTTGGAAAAGACGGAATTGAACGAACTAGCGGAAACGTCAGGCGCATTCAAGGCTCCGGCCGTTTGAACCGGGGCGGATTTGGGGATCAAGCCGAAAGCCCCCCCTTTTCGCGGCGATAAGGAAGGCGCATTTAGAGAGTTCGATTGGATTTCCTCCGCTTTCGCCTTGCGGTAAGCCATATAGTTATTCAAATCGTTCAAAACCCTTTTCTCGAATTCTTCGCCTTGCGGAATATCAGCGGGCATGTAGGGAATATATTTCAAATATTCTTCGTTCGTTTCCGCCGCGAGGGAGGGAAGGGAAGCGCTTGAATCTGAAACGGCATCGGCGGTCCTTGCCGCCGGTCTCGCCGCCGCTAAATTCGACGCCATCGGCGCCGATGGGCGATAAGTAGGCGGCTCCAGCGCTTGCAATTGGGCGGAAGTCAATTTTGTCCGATTGAGCACATTCTGAAAGG
Proteins encoded in this region:
- a CDS encoding bifunctional (p)ppGpp synthetase/guanosine-3',5'-bis(diphosphate) 3'-pyrophosphohydrolase — translated: MTPQADTLLPIPTSMDIEDDFPILELILRNYLPENDILRIRKAYFFAYAAHSEQKRVSGEPYIVHPISVAETLAEYQLDADTIMAGLLHDVLEDTGYKYEDLKREFGENVATLVQQVTNVSKNVNQISSADRNETELENLRRMLVSTAKDPHALVIKLADRLHNMRTLQHLPRSKQIHIAKNTLRFFAPLAHRLGLGQIKWELEDRCLMFLNPEKYRYIKKKVSLKRREREEIIRQARRELEKALLDKGFHVSVEGRAKHFYSIYMKMVRENRSFSEIYDLIALRVICETIGECYAILGEVHTMWRQVEGRFKDYISNPKPNNYRSIHTTVLGPHGRMMEIQIRTQEMHQIAEHGIAAHWRYKESHQRRVGRDLQWLDLSTNLPDTQDPDDFLKSLSTDLFSDEVYCYTPKGSVIALPKNSTPIDFAYKIHTELGNRCGGAKVNGRIAPLNYSLKTGDVVEILSYQSSHPTHAWLEIVTTASARNKIRRYLLESGRDQLLKMGQHQLTQELKKAGYKPLEFYNSPAAEEIVESLDQKDLDDLFVNIGFGRISTKQVLFRLLKQKAKSQEPAKEADKKPEPASDESAINKTVVHMGDIDDIMYRRARCCSPLPGDEIIGFVTRGRGVTIHKTTCSNLKYARQDNDRIMPLFWEGDHKERISVSLEIRARDRHNLLSDLSQMISSTGTNITGCQSSTTSTQASFLFDVDVTSINHLNTIMQQLLGIEGVKTVRRVRGYSRRNPRRKP
- a CDS encoding glycosyltransferase codes for the protein MNMAWIPLSKLEGDCRRRNLQALAARRPDLAELLRRQTVREDILVETASRELHRCKKILLDGGEYWTDLEQSGAAETQAFLQAMSTWKPDQAWTFLFHIGAGHGLNFFQRRPIQSRPLIIIEPDPGFLLAAFSLFDLSALIASPLVYWIVGENVEGQLRQALESELYPFHLVDSEYRSFPGELVGALHPRPVWLNYEAIVKKSFSEAGVKFPALREEFARHYEHHPIRRIEKIAVLALQSGCWETLAQGLAEGFASEGKEVRILSLESLADAPAALKANLEVLRFRPDAIAIVDFPSTHFFGGSIHDAPIPRMIWYVDDPVNLPPGRHGPFDIAFPVDPSQAPDLERMGARMGGDIPLCASPNIQANYRPELASVVSFVGSIFDVSRIRRHLPNSTVERIESIVDEKLSDFKFDAARAIQERFSPGEERDSLLRILRQTVAKKNMTDENLLRYYFNLEFNCARRAQVIAALKDFPIKVYGSLDWGAILAKHGMQDAYQGRYLTMQEGFDLFRSSQISLNIHTMFTHSSPNERDFEIPLCGGFVLSDIISHAQSRMGEFFAVGKEMEAYGNLDELKTKVDYYLSHPQERDEITQAARERILRQHTFAHRARVMIAGAEAMMTQWKKLVIKNI
- a CDS encoding quinone-dependent dihydroorotate dehydrogenase; translated protein: MMTPFNLFYQYAAKPILFRFDPEFIHELVLSRMGLCRPFKSIINRMLAPQDSRLERTIWGRRLPHPIGLAGGFDKNAVCTDLWDAFGFSHFEIGTLTPRPQPGNPKPRLFRYPDSRALVNRMGFNNGGSQAAADLLTRKQSQNRSPTAMMGVSLGKQFDTPADDIGRVIEDYTISLERLYRFGDFFVVNVSSPNTPNLRTLQEGEKLAQLLAAMQKKMDEIAAGEKRKPLCVKLAPDLSGEQIREALGVIRQLRLDGVIATNTTNQTGGRESGGMSGEPLRQRSTEVVRLAASELKGKIPIIGCGGIFNAEDAVEKLAAGAQLLQIYTGFVYQGPAIVRDILKGILRMMDERGLKQLDDFRDG
- a CDS encoding DNA-processing protein DprA, with protein sequence MTPDEIAILQMVMTPGLGGRSLERILTKIQRENLSPADFLSLSPQAMALEYALKPEIVRVLHELLAQAQSMAQRLEEHRIKMLIKGRAEYPHRLQSRGKDAPAAVFARGNELLFPQSAIGFTGPRRPTPQGAKAANRYAARLSQIGANIVSGYADGVDLSAHQGALESGGTTTLVLAEGILQFRIKKEIAPYLREGNHLVVSEFSPNSAWLAGCAMQRNRTICALSQAVIAVEPGVKGGAYATAQAALRLKRPLFVIGDADRKSGSEGIRYFLDHGADLLPYGDEDGAVIDSILEALSKKEISAAAEEQPLLFD